One window of Mobula birostris isolate sMobBir1 chromosome 16, sMobBir1.hap1, whole genome shotgun sequence genomic DNA carries:
- the LOC140210822 gene encoding histone H2A-like, translating into MSGRGKTGGKVRARAKSRSSRAGLQFPVGRVHRLLRKGNYAERVGAGAPVYLAAVLEYLSAEILELAGNAARDNKKTRIIPRHLQLAIRNDEELNKLLGGVTIAQGGVLPNIQAVLLPKKTQVSKK; encoded by the coding sequence ATGTCTGGTAGAGGTAAGACCGGTGGTAAGGTACGGGCTAGAGCCAAGTCCCGATCTTCTCGGGCCGGCTTGCAGTTCCCAGTAGGCCGCGTCCACCGCCTGTTACGGAAAGGCAACTACGCCGAGCGAGTGGGAGCTGGTGCGCCGGTCTATCTGGCGGCCGTACTCGAGTACCTGTCGGCGGAGATTCTGGAGCTGGCCGGTAATGCAGCTCGGGACAATAAGAAGACCAGGATCATCCCTCGCCACCTCCAGCTGGCCATTAGGAATGACGAGGAGCTCAATAAGCTGCTGGGAGGGGTGACCATCGCGCAGGGAGGCGTGCTCCCCAACATCCAGGCTGTGCTGCTCCCGAAGAAAACGCAGGTGTCCAAAAAATGA